One window from the genome of Oryctolagus cuniculus chromosome 1, mOryCun1.1, whole genome shotgun sequence encodes:
- the RNF224 gene encoding RING finger protein 224 → MLQPQGPRASEEGPTPRPRRNECIVCYSAYDLSGHLPRRLYCGHTFCQACVRRLDTPAQEQRWIPCPQCRQSTPMPRGGAAMLDLDLAAFLAVKAEREPSRVEPQPPTPLKGGTAVTQQPAGLRPSWGPRPRRCCCSCCWDPPGNPEV, encoded by the coding sequence atgctgcagccccagggcccccgAGCCTCAGAGGAGGGGCCAACCCCCAGGCCGCGGCGGAATGAGTGCATCGTCTGTTACTCGGCCTACGACCTCTCAGGGCACCTGCCCCGCCGCCTCTACTGCGGCCACACCTTCTGCCAGGCGTGCGTGCGGCGGCTGGACACGCCGGCCCAGGAGCAGCGCTGGATCCCCTGCCCCCAGTGCCGCCAGAGCACGCCCATGCCCCGCGGAGGGGCGGCCATGCTGGACCTCGACCTGGCCGCCTTCCTGGCCGTGAAGGCCGAGCGGGAGCCCTCGAGGGTGGAGCCACAGCCCCCCACGCCTCTCAAGGGTGGCACAGCTGTCACACAACAGCCGGCCGGGCTCCGCCCCTCCTGGGGCCCCCGGCCCAgacgctgctgctgctcctgctgctgggacCCCCCGGGCAACCCCGAGGTCTGA
- the CYSRT1 gene encoding cysteine-rich tail protein 1 — protein sequence MDPHEMVVKNPFAHISIPRAHLRPALGQQLEAAPCSTSSVTQPLPEGPCAPRPASPLQHPQTLGPKGAQGAKGTPGVALGQSQQAWQQPSNPYGPGQRPAGLTYAGLPPVGRGDDIAHHCCCCPCCSCCHCPRFCRCHSCCVVS from the coding sequence atGGACCCCCACGAGATGGTTGTGAAGAACCCGTTCGCCCACATCAGCATCCCCCGGGCCCACCTGCGGCCggccctggggcagcagctggaggccGCGCCCTGCTCGACATCCTCAGTGACACAGCCACTGCCCGAGGGGCCCTGTGCCCCCCGGCCGGCCAGCCCTCTGCAGCACCCCCAGACTCTGGGGCCCAAGGGGGCCCAAGGGGCCAAGGGGACCCCGGGGGTGGCCCTCGGCCAGAGCCAGCAGGCTTGGCAGCAGCCCAGCAACCCCTATGGCCCCGGGCAGCGCCCGGCGGGACTGACCTATGCTGGCCTGCCCCCCGTGGGGCGTGGCGACGACATCGCccaccactgctgctgctgcccctgctgctcctgctgccactGCCCCCGCTTCTGCCGCTGCCACAGCTGCTGCGTCGTCTCCTAG
- the RNF208 gene encoding RING finger protein 208 yields MPAEPGPEVGSGWPGLLMSCLRGPHVILKMEAMKVVHPEKFPELPAAAPCFPAAPRPAPALAPKRAWPSDTEIIVNQACGGDAPALDGAPRTPPPPRRPRKGSVELGFPRVAPADEVIVNQYVVRPGPAAAAAASAAGEPLQCPTCGHTYNATQRRPRVLSCLHSVCEQCLQILYESCPKYKFISCPTCRRETVLFTDYGLAALAVNTSILSRLPPEALTAPAGGQWGGEPEGSCYQSFRQYCGAACTCHVRNPLSACSIM; encoded by the coding sequence ATGCCGGCTGAGCCCGGGCCCGAGGTGGGCAGTGGCTGGCCGGGCCTGCTCATGTCCTGCCTGAGGGGTCCCCACGTCATCCTCAAGATGGAAGCCATGAAGGTCGTGCACCCCGAGAAGTTCCCCGAGCTGCCGGCAGCCGCGCCCTGCTTCCCCGCGGCGCCGCGGCCCGCCCCCGCGCTGGCCCCCAAGCGGGCCTGGCCCTCCGACACCGAGATCATCGTCAACCAGGCGTGCGGGGGCGACGCGCCGGCCCTGGACGGGGCGCCCCGCACTCCGCCCCCGCCGCGGCGGCCCCGCAAGGGCAGCGTGGAGCTGGGCTTCCCGCGCGTGGCGCCGGCGGACGAGGTCATCGTGAACCAGTACGTGGTGCGGCCGGGccccgcggcggccgcggcggcctcgGCGGCCGGCGAGCCGCTGCAGTGCCCCACGTGCGGGCACACGTACAATGCCACGCAGCGGCGGCCGCGCGTGCTCTCGTGCCTGCACTCGGTGTGCGAGCAGTGCCTGCAGATCCTGTACGAGTCGTGCCCCAAGTACAAGTTCATCTCCTGCCCCACGTGCCGCCGCGAGACTGTGCTCTTCACCGACTACGGCCTGGCCGCGCTGGCGGTCAACACGTCCATCCTGAGCCGCCTGCCGCCCGAGGCGCTCACCGCGCCGGCCGGGGGCCAGTGGGGCGGCGAGCCGGAGGGCAGCTGCTACCAGAGCTTCCGGCAGTACTGCGGGGCCGCCTGCACCTGCCACGTGCGGAACCCGCTGTCCGCCTGCTCCATCATGTAG